One Porphyromonas pogonae genomic region harbors:
- the nadB gene encoding L-aspartate oxidase → MTEYEYIVVGGGLAGLYTAHRASLYGKVALVTKEDIHESNSYYAQGGIAAVTDESDNPDEHYEDTIIAGRGLCEHDAVKILTEEAPIRIRELIDLGMEFDLDEEGALALGLEGGHHHKRILHAGGDSTGRMVTNFMIDRVMESPKIDIFTDHQAVSLLINEGGCYGVRTWNRSLNSEDVFVGRHIIMATGGSAALYSRTTNPRTTMGDGIAMCFQAGCKVRDMEFVQFHPTALYTQEADAFLISEAVRGEGAHLYNITGERFMLGEHELAELAPRDVVARRIFLEMRSLGDQFVYLSLAHLNPDDIRKRFPTISAKCSELGLDFSNRIPVAPAAHYTVGGVETDLHGKTSVKHLYVVGELASTGIMGANRLASNSLIECLVFGHRVVEDTVSNQGNHAPYGIITEPMPFPHDKTIYTSVKNSLAKLMMAHVGIIRNEPGLLETLERIKAIRQELGDVHTDLYKVFAEQLLIVAELITRGALERTESRGGHYREDFPHTDPKWAVHTVFRLQQSGN, encoded by the coding sequence ATGACCGAATACGAATATATAGTCGTGGGCGGAGGATTGGCCGGGCTATATACGGCACACCGAGCATCGCTCTACGGCAAAGTAGCATTGGTAACCAAAGAGGATATCCACGAGAGCAACTCCTATTATGCTCAAGGGGGTATTGCTGCCGTAACCGACGAGTCTGACAATCCTGACGAACACTATGAAGACACTATCATTGCCGGCAGAGGACTGTGCGAACATGATGCCGTAAAAATACTCACCGAAGAAGCTCCTATAAGAATACGCGAGCTTATAGACCTGGGGATGGAATTTGACCTTGATGAAGAGGGAGCCTTGGCTCTCGGTCTCGAAGGCGGGCACCACCACAAACGTATTCTCCACGCCGGGGGAGACTCCACCGGGCGCATGGTTACAAATTTCATGATAGACAGGGTGATGGAGAGCCCCAAGATAGATATTTTTACAGATCATCAGGCGGTATCACTCCTCATCAACGAAGGAGGATGCTATGGTGTGCGTACATGGAACAGAAGTCTAAATAGCGAAGATGTTTTTGTTGGGCGACATATCATAATGGCTACAGGAGGCTCTGCGGCGCTATACAGTCGCACTACCAATCCTCGCACCACAATGGGCGATGGTATAGCCATGTGCTTTCAGGCCGGATGCAAAGTAAGAGATATGGAGTTTGTGCAGTTTCACCCCACTGCGCTTTATACCCAAGAGGCTGACGCTTTTCTCATCAGTGAGGCCGTAAGAGGTGAAGGAGCACACCTTTATAATATCACAGGTGAGCGCTTCATGTTGGGTGAGCATGAACTGGCCGAACTGGCTCCACGCGATGTAGTAGCACGGCGCATATTTCTCGAAATGCGTAGTCTTGGAGATCAATTTGTCTATTTGAGTCTGGCACATCTCAATCCCGATGACATCCGCAAAAGGTTCCCTACCATCAGCGCAAAGTGTTCAGAACTAGGACTTGACTTCTCGAATAGAATACCTGTAGCTCCGGCGGCTCACTATACAGTGGGTGGTGTAGAAACTGATCTTCACGGAAAGACGTCTGTAAAGCACTTATATGTAGTAGGCGAACTGGCCTCTACAGGGATTATGGGGGCAAACAGACTTGCCTCGAACTCACTGATCGAATGTCTGGTATTCGGGCACAGAGTGGTGGAAGACACGGTTTCCAATCAAGGTAATCATGCTCCCTACGGTATTATCACCGAGCCTATGCCCTTTCCTCATGACAAAACAATATATACATCGGTAAAGAATAGCTTGGCAAAGCTAATGATGGCACATGTAGGTATTATCAGAAATGAACCGGGACTATTGGAAACATTAGAGAGAATCAAAGCTATACGCCAAGAGCTGGGTGATGTACACACAGATCTTTATAAAGTATTCGCAGAGCAACTTCTCATTGTAGCAGAACTTATCACTCGGGGAGCTCTTGAGCGCACAGAGAGCCGGGGAGGTCATTACCGTGAGGATTTTCCGCATACGGATCCTAAATGGGCCGTACACACGGTTTTCAGGTTACAACAAAGCGGAAACTAA
- the nadC gene encoding carboxylating nicotinate-nucleotide diphosphorylase codes for MNKEDILLNKLLDLAFEEDIADGDISTLNIISRTEQAVAELKMKADGVISGLDVAQKVFQRFEDVQWDAMVKDGDHVKRGDIILRITGAYTTLLQAERLSLNLLQRMSGIATETARYVHALEGTHTRLLDTRKTAPGMRITDKMAVRHGGGYNHRMGLYDMIMLKDNHIKAAGGITAAVKSVKRNLPLSIKLEVETTTLQEVKEALACGADIIMLDNMDNDTMHEAVKLINGRAKTEASGNMSLERLRGVAETGVDYISVGALTHSVKALDISMNFIPNI; via the coding sequence ATGAATAAAGAAGACATACTACTGAACAAATTACTTGATCTGGCATTTGAAGAAGATATTGCCGATGGAGATATTTCCACACTCAATATTATTTCTCGTACTGAACAGGCAGTAGCGGAATTGAAAATGAAAGCTGACGGTGTGATATCAGGGCTCGATGTGGCACAAAAAGTATTTCAGCGTTTTGAGGATGTACAATGGGATGCCATGGTCAAAGATGGCGATCACGTAAAGCGAGGTGATATCATCCTGCGTATTACTGGAGCATACACTACCCTCCTACAAGCGGAACGCTTATCGCTCAATCTACTCCAGCGCATGTCGGGAATAGCTACAGAGACAGCTCGCTACGTACATGCTCTAGAAGGAACTCATACTCGATTATTGGACACCCGTAAAACGGCTCCCGGCATGCGCATCACTGATAAGATGGCTGTGCGTCACGGTGGAGGATACAACCATAGAATGGGCTTGTATGATATGATCATGCTCAAGGACAATCATATCAAAGCGGCCGGAGGTATCACCGCCGCAGTTAAATCTGTAAAGCGCAACCTACCACTCTCCATCAAACTTGAAGTGGAGACTACCACTCTCCAAGAAGTAAAGGAGGCTTTGGCATGTGGTGCAGATATCATTATGCTGGACAATATGGACAATGATACTATGCACGAAGCTGTAAAGCTCATAAACGGACGCGCCAAAACAGAAGCCTCGGGTAATATGTCCTTGGAGAGACTGCGTGGCGTAGCTGAGACAGGTGTAGATTACATCAGCGTGGGAGCATTGACTCACTCGGTAAAGGCTCTTGATATCAGTATGAATTTTATCCCTAATATATAA
- the nadA gene encoding quinolinate synthase NadA, with product MNTDQLKAEIKRLKQEKNVLILAHYYARPEVQDIADYIGDSLGLSRQAAHTDADIILFCGVHFMAETASIISPNKKILSPTAYAGCSLAEGMTADDIRVWKKDHPQGIVVSYVNTTAEVKSETDYCCTSSNALKVVQSLPKDKPILFGPDRNLGAYISRVTGRDMDIWQGACFVHDRIDEQSILQAVKDYPEADILIHPESLGAHSEEVLSSGRCFMYSTAGILDHARKSSKKQFVIATEPDTLHILRRECPDKTFIALQPESICHYMKQGGLWEVKEALEKEQYEVKVPESLRARAYIPIERMLNIG from the coding sequence ATGAACACAGATCAACTGAAAGCGGAGATAAAGAGATTGAAGCAAGAGAAAAATGTACTGATTCTTGCACACTACTATGCACGTCCTGAGGTTCAAGACATAGCTGATTATATAGGAGACTCGCTGGGACTCTCTCGTCAGGCTGCTCATACGGATGCGGATATCATCCTATTCTGCGGAGTGCATTTTATGGCCGAGACTGCTTCTATAATTTCCCCCAACAAAAAGATTCTTTCCCCTACCGCATATGCCGGCTGTTCGCTTGCCGAGGGTATGACGGCAGATGACATAAGGGTATGGAAAAAAGATCACCCCCAAGGTATTGTTGTAAGCTATGTAAACACCACCGCAGAAGTAAAGAGTGAGACAGATTATTGCTGTACCTCATCCAATGCCCTCAAGGTAGTACAAAGCTTGCCCAAAGACAAACCCATCTTATTCGGACCTGACCGCAACTTGGGAGCATACATCAGCCGTGTTACAGGCAGGGATATGGATATATGGCAAGGAGCATGTTTTGTGCATGACCGCATAGATGAACAATCCATACTGCAAGCTGTCAAGGACTATCCCGAGGCGGATATCCTCATCCACCCGGAAAGTCTGGGAGCTCACAGTGAGGAAGTATTAAGTTCGGGGCGTTGTTTTATGTACTCTACAGCCGGCATACTGGATCATGCTCGCAAATCCTCAAAAAAGCAATTTGTCATAGCTACAGAGCCGGATACGTTACACATCCTCCGCAGGGAGTGTCCTGACAAAACATTCATAGCTTTACAACCGGAAAGTATATGCCATTATATGAAGCAAGGCGGATTATGGGAAGTTAAGGAAGCATTGGAAAAGGAGCAGTATGAAGTAAAAGTGCCTGAGTCTTTGAGAGCACGAGCATATATCCCTATTGAGCGCATGCTGAATATCGGGTAA
- a CDS encoding GH3 auxin-responsive promoter family protein, which yields MDFKTKIVFNTVKGRLRTIDRFADEAQSIQLRQLKHILSRAERTEFGKRYRLTAQTPYKEFVNRVPVQTYEEAKEDIETMVAGEKNLLVPGVCRWYAKSSGTTNDKSKFIPVPFVHLHRCHYQGGKDTLWLYLRNRVDSNFFSTKGLILGGSHSTSPINSESHMGDLSSILVQHMPALGDMLRVPSRQTLLKNEWGEKMKAIVRETIHKDVGSLSGVPSWMLVMIKDVLKETGAKDLSDVWPNLEVFFHGGICFEPYREAYRELISSPRMQYMETYNASEGFFAIQDDPSKREMLLMLDYGVFYEFLPLEYMHDNSKYIDTSKLVPLWDIELGRNYAMVITSLGGLYRYIIGDTVKFESNRPYRLVITGRTKHFINAFGEELIVDNAEKALAQVCNDMNVRVRDYTVAPHFFRDEGKGCHDWLIEFENPPHDLSLFASELDGALQAINSDYEAKRYQDMTLRNLNIIQAPHGLFHHWLETKGKLGGQHKIPRLSNNRIFLEEIMSMVHQYPPNK from the coding sequence ATGGATTTCAAAACAAAGATTGTTTTTAATACAGTAAAAGGACGTCTTAGGACGATAGACAGGTTTGCCGATGAGGCGCAGAGCATACAATTGCGTCAGCTCAAGCATATACTATCCAGAGCAGAGCGCACGGAGTTTGGCAAACGATACCGTCTGACAGCTCAGACTCCTTACAAGGAATTTGTAAATCGCGTACCCGTACAAACGTATGAGGAGGCCAAAGAAGATATTGAGACTATGGTTGCCGGAGAAAAAAATCTCCTGGTACCGGGAGTATGCCGCTGGTATGCCAAGTCGAGTGGGACTACCAATGATAAGAGCAAATTCATACCTGTCCCCTTCGTACATCTGCACCGATGTCACTACCAAGGAGGGAAAGATACGTTGTGGCTGTACCTGCGCAATAGGGTAGACAGTAATTTCTTCTCGACCAAAGGACTTATTCTGGGAGGCAGTCACTCAACATCACCTATCAACAGTGAGTCTCACATGGGGGATCTGAGTTCTATCCTTGTGCAGCACATGCCAGCCTTGGGCGATATGCTCCGAGTGCCTTCTCGCCAAACCCTACTAAAGAATGAGTGGGGAGAGAAAATGAAAGCTATCGTCCGGGAAACAATCCATAAAGATGTAGGTAGCTTATCAGGAGTGCCGTCCTGGATGCTTGTAATGATCAAAGACGTCCTCAAGGAAACAGGAGCGAAAGATCTATCCGATGTTTGGCCCAACCTTGAAGTCTTTTTTCACGGAGGCATCTGTTTTGAACCCTATCGGGAAGCATATCGTGAGTTGATATCCAGCCCACGCATGCAATACATGGAGACCTATAATGCTTCGGAAGGATTCTTTGCCATACAAGACGACCCATCAAAAAGGGAGATGCTGCTCATGCTGGACTACGGAGTTTTCTATGAATTCCTTCCACTCGAATACATGCATGACAATAGTAAATACATCGATACATCGAAACTGGTACCACTATGGGATATCGAATTGGGTCGTAATTACGCCATGGTTATCACCTCTTTGGGTGGGCTGTACCGATATATTATAGGAGATACTGTAAAGTTCGAATCCAACCGCCCATACAGACTGGTTATCACCGGACGTACCAAACATTTTATCAATGCCTTCGGTGAAGAGCTTATTGTGGATAATGCAGAGAAAGCCTTGGCACAAGTATGCAATGATATGAATGTAAGGGTGAGAGACTACACCGTAGCTCCACACTTCTTTCGCGATGAAGGTAAAGGCTGTCATGACTGGCTCATCGAATTTGAAAATCCCCCGCATGACTTGTCTCTTTTTGCATCAGAGCTCGATGGCGCTCTGCAAGCGATCAACTCGGACTATGAAGCCAAGCGCTATCAAGATATGACTTTGCGTAATCTCAATATTATTCAGGCTCCCCACGGGCTCTTTCATCATTGGCTCGAAACGAAAGGGAAGTTAGGCGGACAACATAAGATACCTCGCTTGTCCAATAATCGTATTTTCCTTGAAGAAATTATGTCTATGGTACACCAGTATCCTCCTAATAAATAG
- a CDS encoding beta-mannosidase — protein sequence MILQCSAFSRNTETDTLNLNKDWTFSETGKDRWYDATVPGVVQQDLIRHKLLPDPNYRLAEDSIQWVGERDWTYKCNFSLNRNQLLWAAAYLSPEGLDTYAEVFLNGQKVLTTANMFVGYKVDVKHLLQAENTLEIRFTSPLKAAIPAYEREGINYPADNDHAPVKLSVFTRKAPYHYGWDWGQRMITIGIWRPVKLLFMGKAAFESKPSVTYSLKGGTDDYIEVHAPLRNNGQKGNNATLLTYRLIDPDGNQVFQGEQPFELSQDTMNVSIKHALPQVKRWMPNGWGKPNLYTMDVKLMDADKKTVLDQAAIKIGFRTVELIREDDSHGKSFYFKVNGKPLFAKGANYIPGTLMLPARTDEELSQLFDDVQKSHMNMLRVWGGGVYESDRFYDLADERGILIWQDFMFACTPYPSDDDFLDNVRTEVDYNINRLKGHPSVAVWCGNNEINEALKYWGWQKKYSEAEYKHFLDGYDKLFGRLIPDRINLLDPSRQYIESSPDTANWGRPNTLSLGESHYWGVWYGREPFNILRTRMPRFMSEFGVQSFPMISSISKFALPQDYDLESAVMKNHQKSSIGNEVIMEYISRDYKKPEDFRRFVYLSQVMQGEGISLGIEAQRAANPRCMGSLYWQLNDAWPAVSWSSIDFYGKWKALQYHAAKAFAPVVITVDSTGGKVRVVSDLDHTIESVRLSAKPIDFKGKQYEAIMTRPFNIAANKAGSLINMPIERLLPKSVSHDWALLYELKTPDGNVIAEKLVYAHPPKELNLPPNPNIIIEKQKISDREYKVRVSCDVLVRQIYLEADGVGGHFSDNFFDLVPGRVYELSLTPRVGYSLSPDPQISIEHL from the coding sequence ATGATTCTACAATGCTCTGCATTCTCGCGTAATACAGAAACCGACACTCTCAATCTAAATAAGGACTGGACTTTTTCCGAAACCGGAAAAGACCGCTGGTATGATGCTACAGTACCGGGCGTAGTGCAACAAGATCTAATACGTCACAAATTACTTCCCGATCCTAATTATCGCTTGGCAGAAGATTCCATCCAATGGGTAGGAGAACGAGACTGGACTTATAAATGTAACTTCTCGCTCAATCGCAATCAGTTATTATGGGCAGCCGCATATCTGTCACCGGAAGGTTTGGATACTTATGCCGAAGTATTTCTCAACGGACAGAAGGTATTGACTACAGCCAATATGTTTGTGGGGTATAAGGTTGATGTCAAGCATTTGCTACAAGCAGAAAACACGTTGGAGATAAGATTTACATCGCCTCTCAAAGCTGCTATACCTGCTTATGAGCGTGAAGGAATCAACTACCCGGCCGACAATGATCACGCCCCCGTAAAGCTTAGTGTTTTTACTCGTAAGGCTCCCTATCATTACGGATGGGACTGGGGGCAACGTATGATCACTATAGGGATATGGCGTCCTGTAAAACTGCTATTCATGGGGAAAGCTGCTTTCGAATCCAAACCTTCGGTTACTTACAGCCTCAAAGGAGGAACGGATGACTATATAGAAGTTCATGCTCCGTTGAGAAACAACGGACAAAAGGGCAATAACGCAACCCTACTGACTTATCGGCTTATCGATCCTGACGGCAATCAGGTTTTTCAAGGGGAACAACCATTTGAACTTTCCCAAGATACTATGAACGTAAGCATAAAGCATGCGTTACCGCAAGTCAAACGCTGGATGCCCAACGGATGGGGGAAACCGAACCTCTATACCATGGATGTGAAACTAATGGATGCTGATAAAAAAACGGTGCTGGATCAAGCTGCGATAAAAATAGGATTTCGCACGGTGGAGCTCATTCGTGAAGATGACTCTCACGGCAAAAGCTTCTACTTCAAAGTCAATGGGAAGCCCTTGTTTGCCAAAGGGGCCAATTATATCCCGGGCACATTGATGCTTCCTGCACGTACCGATGAGGAACTGAGCCAGCTTTTCGATGACGTACAAAAATCACATATGAACATGCTTCGCGTTTGGGGAGGAGGTGTATATGAAAGTGACAGGTTTTATGACCTTGCGGACGAAAGAGGTATACTTATCTGGCAAGATTTTATGTTTGCCTGTACTCCATATCCATCCGATGATGACTTCCTTGATAATGTACGCACAGAAGTGGACTACAACATCAATAGACTCAAAGGACATCCGTCCGTTGCAGTATGGTGTGGCAACAACGAAATCAACGAAGCTCTCAAATACTGGGGATGGCAAAAGAAATACAGCGAAGCAGAATATAAGCATTTCTTGGATGGTTATGATAAGCTCTTCGGCCGGTTGATACCGGATAGAATCAACCTGTTGGATCCTTCAAGACAATACATAGAGAGCTCACCCGATACAGCCAACTGGGGACGACCTAACACCTTGTCCTTGGGCGAAAGTCACTATTGGGGAGTGTGGTATGGACGTGAACCGTTCAATATATTACGTACAAGAATGCCACGTTTTATGAGTGAGTTTGGCGTTCAGTCGTTCCCCATGATATCCAGCATCAGCAAGTTTGCGTTGCCACAAGATTATGATCTGGAGAGCGCTGTGATGAAAAATCATCAAAAAAGCAGTATCGGCAATGAGGTAATAATGGAGTACATCAGCCGCGACTATAAAAAGCCCGAGGATTTCCGCAGGTTTGTTTACCTCTCCCAAGTCATGCAAGGCGAAGGCATCTCATTGGGCATAGAAGCTCAACGAGCAGCCAATCCCCGTTGTATGGGTAGTCTTTACTGGCAACTCAATGACGCATGGCCTGCTGTATCTTGGTCGAGTATAGACTTCTATGGCAAATGGAAAGCACTACAATATCATGCTGCAAAAGCTTTTGCTCCGGTAGTGATTACCGTAGATTCTACAGGGGGTAAAGTAAGGGTTGTCTCAGATCTCGATCATACTATAGAATCAGTACGCCTCAGCGCCAAACCTATTGATTTCAAGGGCAAGCAGTACGAAGCCATTATGACACGCCCGTTCAATATTGCAGCGAATAAAGCAGGCAGCCTCATCAATATGCCTATAGAAAGGCTGTTGCCCAAGTCCGTAAGCCATGATTGGGCGTTGCTTTACGAACTCAAAACTCCGGATGGCAACGTCATAGCGGAAAAGCTGGTATATGCTCATCCTCCTAAGGAGCTCAACTTGCCCCCAAATCCCAATATTATTATCGAGAAACAGAAGATAAGCGACAGGGAATATAAAGTGCGTGTATCGTGCGATGTTCTGGTACGACAGATTTATCTCGAGGCTGATGGGGTAGGTGGGCATTTCTCCGACAATTTCTTTGATCTGGTACCTGGACGTGTATATGAGCTATCTCTCACCCCGCGTGTGGGATATTCCCTATCTCCCGATCCGCAAATTAGTATCGAACATTTGTAA